Proteins encoded within one genomic window of Lagenorhynchus albirostris chromosome 9, mLagAlb1.1, whole genome shotgun sequence:
- the LTBP3 gene encoding latent-transforming growth factor beta-binding protein 3 isoform X2 produces the protein MPGPRGAAGGLAPEMRGAGAAGLLALLLLLLLLLLLGPGGGAEGGPAGERGAGGGGALARERFKVVFAPVICKRTCLKGQCRDSCQQGSNMTLIGENGHSTDTLTGSGFRVVVCPLPCMNGGQCSSRNQCLCPPDFTGRFCQVPAGGTGGGTGGSGPGLGRAGALSTGALPPLAQEGESVASKHAIYAVQVIADPPGPGEGPPAQHAAFLVPLGPGQISAEGTRQRADPVQAPPPVVNVRVHHPPEASVQVHRIEGPNAEGPAPSQHLLPHPKPPHPRPPTQKPLGRCFQDTLPKQPCGSNPLPGLTKQEDCCGSIGTAWGQSKCHKCPQLQYTGVQKPGPVRGEVGTDCPQGYKRLNSTHCQDINECAMPGMCRHGDCLNNPGSYRCVCPPGHSLGPSRTQCIADKPEEKSLCFRLVSPEHQCQHPLTTRLTRQLCCCSVGKAWGTRCQRCPADGTAAFKEICPAGKGYHILTSHQTLTIQGESDFSLFLHPDGPPKPQQLPESPSRAPPPEDTEEERGPVIEEQSSQQSHLTVTTSPARPYPELISRPSPPWFLPDLPPSRSAVEIAPTQVTETDECRLNQNICGHGECVPGPSDYSCHCNPGYRSHPQHRYCVDVNECEAEPCGAGRGICMNTGGSYNCHCNRGYRLHVGAGGRSCVDLNECAKPHLCGDGGFCINFPGHYKCNCYSGYRLKTSRPPVCEDIDECRDPSSCPDGKCENKPGSFKCIACLPGYRSQGGGACRDVNECAEGSPCSPGWCENLPGSFRCTCAQGYAPAPDGRSCLDVDECEAGDVCDNGICTNTPGSFQCQCLSGYHLSRDRSHCEDIDECDFPAACIGGDCINTNGSYRCLCPQGHRLVGGRKCQDIDECSQDPGLCLPHGACENLQGSYVCVCDEGFMPTQDQHGCEEVEQPHHKKECYLNFDDTVFCDSVLATNVTQQECCCSLGAGWGDHCEIYPCPVYSSAEFHSLCPDGKGYTQDNNIVNYGIPTHRDIDECILFGAEICKEGKCVNTQPGYECYCKQGFYYDGNLLECVDVDECLDESNCRNGVCENTRGGYRCACTPPAEYSPAQRQCLSPEEMDVDECQDPAACRPGRCVNLPGSYRCECRPPWVPGPSGRDCQLPESPAERAPERRDVCWSQRGEDGMCAGPLAGPALTFDDCCCRQGRGWGAQCRPCPPRGAGSHCPTSQSESNSFWDASPLLLGKPPREEDSSEEDSDECRCVSGRCVPRPGGAVCECPGGFQLDASRARCVDIDECRELNQRGLLCKSERCVNTSGSFRCVCKAGFARSRPHGACVPQRRR, from the exons ATGCCCGGGCCCCGTGGGGCTGCTGGCGGCCTGGCCCCTGAGATGCGCGGGGCCGGGGCGGCGGGGCTGCtggcgctgctgctgctgctgctgctgctactgctgctgggCCCGGGCGGCGGGGCCGAGGGGGGGCCGGCGGGCGAGAGGGGcgctggcgggggcggggcgctGGCCCGCGAGCGCTTCAAGGTGGTCTTTGCGCCGGTGATCTGCAAGCGGACCTGTCTCAAGGGCCAGTGTCGGGACAGTTGTCAGCAGGGCTCCAACATGACGCTCATCGGAGAGAACGGCCACAGCACCGATACGCTCACGGGCTCCGGCTTCCGCGTGG TGGTGTGCCCTCTGCCCTGCATGAACGGCGGCCAGTGCTCCTCCCGAAACCAGTGCCTGTGTCCTCCGGACTTCACCGGTCGCTTCTGCCAGGTGCCCGCTGGAGGAACCGGCGGGGGCACTGGCGGCTCAGGCCCTGGGCTTGGTCGGGCTGGGGCCCTGTCCACAGGCGCGCTGCCTCCCCTGGCTCAGGAAGGCGAGTCTGTGGCCAGCAAGCACGCCATCTACGCGGTCCAGGTGATCGCCGATCCGCCGGGGCCCGGGGAGGGGCCCCCTGCCCAGCATGCAGCCTTCCTGGTGCCCCTCGGGCCAGGACAGATCTCAGCGGAAGGTACCAGGCAACGGGCAGACCCCG TGCAGGCCCCACCCCCTGTGGTGAACGTGCGCGTCCACCACCCGCCCGAGGCCTCCGTCCAAGTGCACCGCATCGAAGGGCCCAACGCCGAgggcccagccccctcccagcaCCTGCTGCCGCACCCCAAGCCCCCGCATCCTCGGCCACCCACCCAGAAGCCCCTGGGCCGCTGCTTCCAGGACACGCTGCCCAAGCAACCC TGTGGCAGCAATCCCCTCCCCGGCCTCACCAAGCAGGAAGACTGCTGTGGAAGCATCGGCACAGCCTGGGGCCAGAGCAAGTGCCACAAGTGCCCCCAGCTGCAGT ACACAGGGGTGCAGAAGCCAGGGCCTGTACGTGGGGAGGTGGGCACTGACTGCCCCCAGGGCTACAAGAGGCTCAACAGCACACACTGCCAGG ACATCAATGAGTGCGCGATGCCAGGCATGTGTCGCCATGGTGACTGCCTCAACAACCCCGGCTCCTATCGCTGTGTCTGCCCACCTGGCCATAGCTTGGGCCCCTCCCGCACACAGTGCATTG CGGACAAGCCAGAGGAGAAGAGCCTATGCTTCCGCCTGGTCAGCCCTGAGCACCAGTGCCAGCACCCGCTGACCACGCGCCTCACCCGCCAACTCTGCTGCTGCAGTGTTGGCAAGGCCTGGGGCACCAGGTGCCAGCGCTGCCCAGCTGATGGCACTG CTGCCTTCAAGGAGATCTGTCCAGCTGGGAAGGGGTACCACATCCTCACCTCCCACCAGACGCTCACCATTCAGGGTGAAAGTGACTTCTCCCTTTTCCTGCACCCTGATGGGCCACCCAAGCCCCAGCAGCTCCCTGAGAGCCCCAGCCGGGCACCACCACCTGAggacacagaggaagagagagg GCCAGTGATCGAAGAGCAGTCCTCGCAGCAGAGCCACCTGACTGTCACCACATCTCCTGCCCGGCCCTACCCTG AGCTGATCTCCCGGCCCTCGCCGCCCTGGTTCCTGCCCGACTTGCCCCCGTCCCGAAGTGCGGTAGAGATCGCCCCTACTCAGGTCACAG AGACGGACGAGTGCCGACTGAACCAGAACATCTGTGGCCACGGGGAGTGCGTCCCGGGACCCTCGGACTATTCTTGCCATTGTAACCCGGGCTACCGGTCGCATCCGCAGCACCGCTACTGCGTGG ACGTGAACGAGTGCGAGGCGGAGCCGTGCGGCGCCGGGAGGGGAATCTGCATGAACACCGGCGGCTCCTACAACTGCCACTGCAACCGCGGCTACCGCCTGCACGTTGGCGCCGGGGGGCGCTCGTGCGTGG ACCTGAACGAGTGTGCCAAGCCCCACCTGTGCGGCGACGGCGGCTTCTGCATCAACTTTCCCGGTCACTACAAGTGCAACTGCTACTCCGGCTACCGGCTCAAAACCTCTCGACCGCCCGTGTGCGAAG ACATCGACGAGTGCCGAGACCCTAGTTCCTGCCCAGATGGCAAATGCGAGAACAAACCTGGGAGCTTCAAGTGCATTGCCTGTCTGCCTGGCTACCGCAGCCAGGGGGGCGGGGCCTGCCGCG ACGTGAACGAGTGCGCCGAGGGCAGCCCCTGCTCTCCCGGCTGGTGCGAGAACCTCCCGGGCTCCTTCCGCTGCACGTGCGCCCAGGGCTATGCGCCCGCGCCGGACGGCCGCAGTTGCCTGG ATGTGGATGAGTGTGAGGCTGGGGACGTGTGTGACAACGGCATCTGCACCAACACGCCAGGCTCCTTCCAGTGTCAGTGCCTCTCTGGCTACCATCTGTCAAGGGACCGGAGCCACTGTGAGG ACATTGATGAGTGTGACTTTCCCGCAGCCTGCATTGGGGGTGATTGCATCAACACCAATGGCTCCTATCGATGTCTCTGTCCCCAGGGGCATCGGCTGGTAGGCGGCCGGAAGTGCCAAG ACATAGATGAGTGCAGCCAGGACCCGGGTCTGTGCCTTCCCCATGGGGCCTGTGAGAACCTGCAGGGCTCCTACGTTTGCGTCTGCGATGAAGGCTTCATGCCCACCCAGGACCAGCACGGCTGTGAGG aggTGGAGCAGCCCCACCACAAGAAGGAGTGCTACCTTAACTTCGATGACACCGTGTTCTGCGACAGTGTACTGGCCACCAATGTCACCCAGCAGGAGTGCTGCTGCTCCCTGGGGGCTGGCTGGGGAGACCACTGCGAGATCTATCCCTGCCCAGTCTACAGCTCAG CTGAGTTCCACAGCCTTTGCCCGGACGGGAAGGGCTACACCCAGGACAACAACATTGTCAACTACGGCATCCCAACCCACCGTG ACATCGACGAATGCATATTGTTTGGGGCGGAGATCTGCAAGGAGGGCAAGTGCGTGAACACGCAGCCCGGCTACGAGTGCTATTGCAAGCAAGGCTTCTACTACGACGGGAACCTGCTGGAATGCGTGG ACGTGGACGAGTGCTTGGACGAGTCTAACTGCCGGAATGGAGTGTGTGAGAACACGCGCGGTGGCTACCGCTGCGCCTGCACGCCCCCGGCCGAGTACAGCCCGGCGCAGCGCCAGTGTCTGAGCCCAGAGGAGATGG ACGTGGACGAGTGCCAGGACCCCGCAGCCTGCCGCCCTGGCCGCTGCGTCAACCTGCCGGGCTCCTACCGCTGCGAGTGCCGCCCGCCCTGGGTGCCCGGGCCCTCTGGCCGCGACTGCCAGCTCCCCGAGAGCCCGGCCG AGCGTGCCCCGGAGCGGCGGGACGTGTGCTGGAGCCAGCGCGGAGAGGACGGCATGTGTGCGGGCCCCCTGGCCGGGCCCGCCCTCACCTTCGACGACTGCTGCTGTCGCCAGGGCCGAGGTTGGGGAGCCCAGTGCCGCCCGTGCCCGCCGCGCGGCGCCG GGTCCCACTGCCCGACGTCGCAGAGTGAGAGCAATTCCTTCTGGGACGCGAGTCCCCTGCTGCTGGGAAAGCCCCCGCGAG AAGAGGACAGCTCGGAGGAGGATTCAGACGAGTGCCGCTGCGTGAGCGGCCGCTGTGTGCCTCGGCCGGGCGGCGCAGTGTGCGAATGTCCTGGTGGCTTCCAGCTAGACGCCTCCCGCGCGCGCTGCGTCG ACATCGACGAGTGCCGAGAGCTGAACCAGCGCGGGCTACTATGCAAGAGCGAGCGCTGCGTGAACACGAGCGGTTCCTTCCGCTGCGTCTGCAAAGCTGGCTTCGCGCGCAGCCGCCCACATGGAGCTTGCGTGCCCCAGCGCCGCCGCTGA
- the LTBP3 gene encoding latent-transforming growth factor beta-binding protein 3 isoform X6 translates to MPGPRGAAGGLAPEMRGAGAAGLLALLLLLLLLLLLGPGGGAEGGPAGERGAGGGGALARERFKVVFAPVICKRTCLKGQCRDSCQQGSNMTLIGENGHSTDTLTGSGFRVVVCPLPCMNGGQCSSRNQCLCPPDFTGRFCQVPAGGTGGGTGGSGPGLGRAGALSTGALPPLAQEGESVASKHAIYAVQVIADPPGPGEGPPAQHAAFLVPLGPGQISAEVQAPPPVVNVRVHHPPEASVQVHRIEGPNAEGPAPSQHLLPHPKPPHPRPPTQKPLGRCFQDTLPKQPCGSNPLPGLTKQEDCCGSIGTAWGQSKCHKCPQLQYTGVQKPGPVRGEVGTDCPQGYKRLNSTHCQDINECAMPGMCRHGDCLNNPGSYRCVCPPGHSLGPSRTQCIADKPEEKSLCFRLVSPEHQCQHPLTTRLTRQLCCCSVGKAWGTRCQRCPADGTAAFKEICPAGKGYHILTSHQTLTIQGESDFSLFLHPDGPPKPQQLPESPSRAPPPEDTEEERGVSTDSPVIEEQSSQQSHLTVTTSPARPYPELISRPSPPWFLPDLPPSRSAVEIAPTQVTETDECRLNQNICGHGECVPGPSDYSCHCNPGYRSHPQHRYCVDVNECEAEPCGAGRGICMNTGGSYNCHCNRGYRLHVGAGGRSCVDLNECAKPHLCGDGGFCINFPGHYKCNCYSGYRLKTSRPPVCEDIDECRDPSSCPDGKCENKPGSFKCIACLPGYRSQGGGACRDVNECAEGSPCSPGWCENLPGSFRCTCAQGYAPAPDGRSCLDVDECEAGDVCDNGICTNTPGSFQCQCLSGYHLSRDRSHCEDIDECDFPAACIGGDCINTNGSYRCLCPQGHRLVGGRKCQDIDECSQDPGLCLPHGACENLQGSYVCVCDEGFMPTQDQHGCEEVEQPHHKKECYLNFDDTVFCDSVLATNVTQQECCCSLGAGWGDHCEIYPCPVYSSAEFHSLCPDGKGYTQDNNIVNYGIPTHRDIDECILFGAEICKEGKCVNTQPGYECYCKQGFYYDGNLLECVDVDECLDESNCRNGVCENTRGGYRCACTPPAEYSPAQRQCLSPEEMERAPERRDVCWSQRGEDGMCAGPLAGPALTFDDCCCRQGRGWGAQCRPCPPRGAGSHCPTSQSESNSFWDASPLLLGKPPREEDSSEEDSDECRCVSGRCVPRPGGAVCECPGGFQLDASRARCVDIDECRELNQRGLLCKSERCVNTSGSFRCVCKAGFARSRPHGACVPQRRR, encoded by the exons ATGCCCGGGCCCCGTGGGGCTGCTGGCGGCCTGGCCCCTGAGATGCGCGGGGCCGGGGCGGCGGGGCTGCtggcgctgctgctgctgctgctgctgctactgctgctgggCCCGGGCGGCGGGGCCGAGGGGGGGCCGGCGGGCGAGAGGGGcgctggcgggggcggggcgctGGCCCGCGAGCGCTTCAAGGTGGTCTTTGCGCCGGTGATCTGCAAGCGGACCTGTCTCAAGGGCCAGTGTCGGGACAGTTGTCAGCAGGGCTCCAACATGACGCTCATCGGAGAGAACGGCCACAGCACCGATACGCTCACGGGCTCCGGCTTCCGCGTGG TGGTGTGCCCTCTGCCCTGCATGAACGGCGGCCAGTGCTCCTCCCGAAACCAGTGCCTGTGTCCTCCGGACTTCACCGGTCGCTTCTGCCAGGTGCCCGCTGGAGGAACCGGCGGGGGCACTGGCGGCTCAGGCCCTGGGCTTGGTCGGGCTGGGGCCCTGTCCACAGGCGCGCTGCCTCCCCTGGCTCAGGAAGGCGAGTCTGTGGCCAGCAAGCACGCCATCTACGCGGTCCAGGTGATCGCCGATCCGCCGGGGCCCGGGGAGGGGCCCCCTGCCCAGCATGCAGCCTTCCTGGTGCCCCTCGGGCCAGGACAGATCTCAGCGGAAG TGCAGGCCCCACCCCCTGTGGTGAACGTGCGCGTCCACCACCCGCCCGAGGCCTCCGTCCAAGTGCACCGCATCGAAGGGCCCAACGCCGAgggcccagccccctcccagcaCCTGCTGCCGCACCCCAAGCCCCCGCATCCTCGGCCACCCACCCAGAAGCCCCTGGGCCGCTGCTTCCAGGACACGCTGCCCAAGCAACCC TGTGGCAGCAATCCCCTCCCCGGCCTCACCAAGCAGGAAGACTGCTGTGGAAGCATCGGCACAGCCTGGGGCCAGAGCAAGTGCCACAAGTGCCCCCAGCTGCAGT ACACAGGGGTGCAGAAGCCAGGGCCTGTACGTGGGGAGGTGGGCACTGACTGCCCCCAGGGCTACAAGAGGCTCAACAGCACACACTGCCAGG ACATCAATGAGTGCGCGATGCCAGGCATGTGTCGCCATGGTGACTGCCTCAACAACCCCGGCTCCTATCGCTGTGTCTGCCCACCTGGCCATAGCTTGGGCCCCTCCCGCACACAGTGCATTG CGGACAAGCCAGAGGAGAAGAGCCTATGCTTCCGCCTGGTCAGCCCTGAGCACCAGTGCCAGCACCCGCTGACCACGCGCCTCACCCGCCAACTCTGCTGCTGCAGTGTTGGCAAGGCCTGGGGCACCAGGTGCCAGCGCTGCCCAGCTGATGGCACTG CTGCCTTCAAGGAGATCTGTCCAGCTGGGAAGGGGTACCACATCCTCACCTCCCACCAGACGCTCACCATTCAGGGTGAAAGTGACTTCTCCCTTTTCCTGCACCCTGATGGGCCACCCAAGCCCCAGCAGCTCCCTGAGAGCCCCAGCCGGGCACCACCACCTGAggacacagaggaagagagag GGGTGAGCACAGACTCA CCAGTGATCGAAGAGCAGTCCTCGCAGCAGAGCCACCTGACTGTCACCACATCTCCTGCCCGGCCCTACCCTG AGCTGATCTCCCGGCCCTCGCCGCCCTGGTTCCTGCCCGACTTGCCCCCGTCCCGAAGTGCGGTAGAGATCGCCCCTACTCAGGTCACAG AGACGGACGAGTGCCGACTGAACCAGAACATCTGTGGCCACGGGGAGTGCGTCCCGGGACCCTCGGACTATTCTTGCCATTGTAACCCGGGCTACCGGTCGCATCCGCAGCACCGCTACTGCGTGG ACGTGAACGAGTGCGAGGCGGAGCCGTGCGGCGCCGGGAGGGGAATCTGCATGAACACCGGCGGCTCCTACAACTGCCACTGCAACCGCGGCTACCGCCTGCACGTTGGCGCCGGGGGGCGCTCGTGCGTGG ACCTGAACGAGTGTGCCAAGCCCCACCTGTGCGGCGACGGCGGCTTCTGCATCAACTTTCCCGGTCACTACAAGTGCAACTGCTACTCCGGCTACCGGCTCAAAACCTCTCGACCGCCCGTGTGCGAAG ACATCGACGAGTGCCGAGACCCTAGTTCCTGCCCAGATGGCAAATGCGAGAACAAACCTGGGAGCTTCAAGTGCATTGCCTGTCTGCCTGGCTACCGCAGCCAGGGGGGCGGGGCCTGCCGCG ACGTGAACGAGTGCGCCGAGGGCAGCCCCTGCTCTCCCGGCTGGTGCGAGAACCTCCCGGGCTCCTTCCGCTGCACGTGCGCCCAGGGCTATGCGCCCGCGCCGGACGGCCGCAGTTGCCTGG ATGTGGATGAGTGTGAGGCTGGGGACGTGTGTGACAACGGCATCTGCACCAACACGCCAGGCTCCTTCCAGTGTCAGTGCCTCTCTGGCTACCATCTGTCAAGGGACCGGAGCCACTGTGAGG ACATTGATGAGTGTGACTTTCCCGCAGCCTGCATTGGGGGTGATTGCATCAACACCAATGGCTCCTATCGATGTCTCTGTCCCCAGGGGCATCGGCTGGTAGGCGGCCGGAAGTGCCAAG ACATAGATGAGTGCAGCCAGGACCCGGGTCTGTGCCTTCCCCATGGGGCCTGTGAGAACCTGCAGGGCTCCTACGTTTGCGTCTGCGATGAAGGCTTCATGCCCACCCAGGACCAGCACGGCTGTGAGG aggTGGAGCAGCCCCACCACAAGAAGGAGTGCTACCTTAACTTCGATGACACCGTGTTCTGCGACAGTGTACTGGCCACCAATGTCACCCAGCAGGAGTGCTGCTGCTCCCTGGGGGCTGGCTGGGGAGACCACTGCGAGATCTATCCCTGCCCAGTCTACAGCTCAG CTGAGTTCCACAGCCTTTGCCCGGACGGGAAGGGCTACACCCAGGACAACAACATTGTCAACTACGGCATCCCAACCCACCGTG ACATCGACGAATGCATATTGTTTGGGGCGGAGATCTGCAAGGAGGGCAAGTGCGTGAACACGCAGCCCGGCTACGAGTGCTATTGCAAGCAAGGCTTCTACTACGACGGGAACCTGCTGGAATGCGTGG ACGTGGACGAGTGCTTGGACGAGTCTAACTGCCGGAATGGAGTGTGTGAGAACACGCGCGGTGGCTACCGCTGCGCCTGCACGCCCCCGGCCGAGTACAGCCCGGCGCAGCGCCAGTGTCTGAGCCCAGAGGAGATGG AGCGTGCCCCGGAGCGGCGGGACGTGTGCTGGAGCCAGCGCGGAGAGGACGGCATGTGTGCGGGCCCCCTGGCCGGGCCCGCCCTCACCTTCGACGACTGCTGCTGTCGCCAGGGCCGAGGTTGGGGAGCCCAGTGCCGCCCGTGCCCGCCGCGCGGCGCCG GGTCCCACTGCCCGACGTCGCAGAGTGAGAGCAATTCCTTCTGGGACGCGAGTCCCCTGCTGCTGGGAAAGCCCCCGCGAG AAGAGGACAGCTCGGAGGAGGATTCAGACGAGTGCCGCTGCGTGAGCGGCCGCTGTGTGCCTCGGCCGGGCGGCGCAGTGTGCGAATGTCCTGGTGGCTTCCAGCTAGACGCCTCCCGCGCGCGCTGCGTCG ACATCGACGAGTGCCGAGAGCTGAACCAGCGCGGGCTACTATGCAAGAGCGAGCGCTGCGTGAACACGAGCGGTTCCTTCCGCTGCGTCTGCAAAGCTGGCTTCGCGCGCAGCCGCCCACATGGAGCTTGCGTGCCCCAGCGCCGCCGCTGA